One stretch of Acropora muricata isolate sample 2 chromosome 12, ASM3666990v1, whole genome shotgun sequence DNA includes these proteins:
- the LOC136893709 gene encoding caldesmon-like — protein sequence MSSPGSQVVDSINEEELSISALTERDQVDKDHINVVQEQSEPEPRITRVRTLTEKGQAYQDQRQREHEKDEDQLIKKFHETYDAWETQAIYIESFMAKQLPLSQIEKEEAILRLKNLYDKTEKIYDKIRNDRAPGQETRQKMDKCDALTHTLERKFIRGESAASRNEEDVRSVRSRSSRASRRSGRSRTSRSSKAPSVIDVKRADAAAELAVREVEFNILKEEAKHKEATVRIEAELKTKLAQRKLKLEQLEAKKQIEIARAKLRAYQEVKEFTDELDSVEDDPLDPSPIPIDFETEAASLHQPQERGHPNPTTQPANQLRTSINFPWKVKPTIQFTFNHKRHQRT from the coding sequence ATGTCTAGCCCAGGAAGTCAAGTAGTAGATTCAATTAATGAAGAAGAGTTATCGATTTCTGCGCTGACCGAACGCGATCAAGTAGATAAAGATCATATAAACGTAGTGCAAGAGCAGTCGGAGCCTGAACCGCGAATTACTAGAGTTCGAACACTCACCGAAAAGGGCCAAGCCTATCAAGACCAGCGCCAAAGAGAGCATGAGAAGGATGAAGATCAGCTCATTAAGAAATTTCACGAAACGTACGACGCGTGGGAAACGCAAGCAATATATATCGAGTCGTTCATGGCTAAACAGTTGCCGTTGTCCcaaatagaaaaagaagaagcgaTTCTCCGTTTGAAGAATCTTTACGATAAAACCGAGAAGATATACGATAAAATACGGAACGATCGGGCTCCAGGGCAGGAAACTCgtcagaaaatggacaaatgtGATGCCCTGACCCACAcactggaaagaaaatttatcagAGGCGAGTCAGCTGCGTCACGCAACGAAGAAGATGTAAGATCCGTTCGAAGTAGATCGAGCAGGGCATCCAGAAGGTCAGGTCGATCACGAACGAGTCGGTCCTCAAAGGCACCTTCTGTCATCGACGTAAAAAGGGCCGATGCTGCCGCTGAGTTGGCTGTTAGAGAAGTCGAATTTAACATCCTAAAAGAAGAAGCAAAGCACAAGGAAGCCACCGTAAGAATCGAAGCGGAACTCAAAACAAAACTAGCGCAGAGGAAACTGAAGCTGGAACAATTGGAAGCCAAGAAACAAATAGAAATAGCAAGAGCGAAGCTAAGGGCGTATCAAGAAGTCAAAGAGTTCACGGATGAGCTGGACTCAGTTGAAGATGATCCTTTGGACCCTTCGCCAATCCCGATAGACTTCGAGACGGAAGCTGCGTCCTTACATCAGCCTCAAGAACGCGGACATCCAAATCCAACCACGCAGCCCGCTAACCAACTCAGGACGTCCATCAATTTCCCGTGGAAGGTGAAACCAACCATCCAGTTTACGTTCAACCACAAGCGTCATCAGCGAACGTAG